A part of Diprion similis isolate iyDipSimi1 chromosome 12, iyDipSimi1.1, whole genome shotgun sequence genomic DNA contains:
- the LOC124413399 gene encoding uncharacterized protein LOC124413399 encodes MAIECPIWLDACYVQKTLRNAEQDESIEVSGITVKPATVKGDNYSSNMHRISVIFSRIRKGQKIIETKSLIAKVIPESTPEDEDMYVGFFEVEMSMVSETLPLMNKALTELGMSISLSAECLYVQREDPVHLIIEDLTPAGYRMAEREAGLDLNHCLVAIRNLGAFHASSISLAEKEPTAVKKYTRGMFHKDHGLIVVEFFKSGTKTLAEETAKWPELSPGISEKISKLSEVIYEKACEVTRLEDDNFNVLNHADFWINNMLFRYDDHQKPIDYKFVDFQTCHYGSPAVDLLYFFGTSPAIDVLMQHREFITREYLVTLTDIMAKLECSTTPPSFDDLQEILRKNAFYEVVASFTILPLVLVDKSKAKSIDEILYADEKFENPAYQGESYRKVMTRLLPLYDSMGLLDL; translated from the exons ATGGCGATAGAATGTCCGATTTGGCTTGACGCTTGTTACGTGCAAAAGACGCTACGGAATGCCGAGCAAGACGAATCTATCGAGGTTTCGGGGATAACCGTAAAGCCAGCCACGGTCAAAGGTGACAATTATAGTAGCAATATGCATCGCATCAGCGTGATATTTTCTCGGATTCGGAAGGGGCAAAAGATCATAGAGACGAAATCGCTTATAGCAAAAGTTATACCTGAAAGCACACCCGAGGACGAG gATATGTACGTTGGATTTTTTGAAGTGGAAATGTCAATGGTGTCCGAAACTTTGCCGCTGATGAACAAAGCCTTAACGGAACTCGGTATGAGCATTTCGCTATCTGCAGAATGTCTGTACGTCCAACGTGAAGATCCAGTGCATCTGATCATCGAAGATCTGACACCCGCGGGGTATCGAATGGCCGAACGCGAAGCAGGTTTAGATTTGAACCACTGCTTGGTCGCTATTCGGAATCTCGGTGCTTTTCATGCGAGCTCGATATCGCTTGCGGAAAAG GAACCCACGGCCGTGAAAAAGTACACCAGAGGAATGTTCCACAAAGATCACGGTTTGATAgtggttgaatttttcaaatcagggACAAAGACCCTCGCGGAAGAGACCGCGAAATGGCCTGAACTGAGTCCGGG GATTTCTGAGAAGATCTCGAAGCTATCCGAAGTTATCTATGAAAAAGCATGCGAAGTGACTCGTCTTGAAGACGATAACTTCAACGTCCTCAACCACGCAGATTTCTGGATAAATAATATGCTGTTTCGCTACGACGATCATCAAAAACCCATCGACTATAAATTT GTCGACTTTCAAACTTGTCACTACGGTTCTCCAGCAGTAGACTTACTCTACTTTTTCGGAACCAGTCCGGCTATCGACGTGCTAATGCAACACCGAGAATTTATTACACGCGAGTACTTAGTCACCCTGACCGATATTATGGCTAAACTTGAATGCAGCACGACACCGCCGAGTTTTGACGATTTGCAGGAGATACTACGAAAGAACGCTTTCTACGAGGTGGTCGCGTCTTTTACAATATTGCCACTCGTATTAGTCGACAAGAGCAAAGCGAAGAGTATCGACGAAATATTGTACGCTgatgagaaatttgaaaacccgGCCTACCAGGGAGAGTCGTATCGGAAAGTGATGACCAGACTTCTACCGCTCTACGACAGCATGGGACTTCTTGATTTATAG
- the LOC124413403 gene encoding uncharacterized protein LOC124413403: MAVEQPDWLDAYYVQKVLRKAEMDESIEVFGITVKPATAKGDNCTSDMHRVSVEFSRGQKDRRIQEMRSIIVKVAPQDLREKLIESMGIFDIELSMMSTTLPKMQEILGTFFTEPLGARCLYHQIEKPTHIVIEDLTPKGFKMAHRRLGLDLSHSVLVVRNLARFHASSIALREKDLKAIDKYKKGIFHKDHPIEIRKLLNANVRSLAKETANWSELNPRIPEKLLKLFDVMYEKACEVTLYREDDFNVLNHGDLWVNNVMFRYDNDQKPVDHIFVDFQFCHWGSPTEDLLFFFGSSLSDDVRVQHRDSLIREYQATLTTTISKLKCKTEPLSFENLQALLERRAFYEVIASITKLASVVFEEGEEFDFEEKMKVGEEYVHPGYRGKNYRKIMTRLLPLYDSMGLLDM, translated from the exons ATGGCAGTGGAGCAACCGGATTGGCTTGACGCGTATTACGTGCAAAAAGTTCTGCGAAAAGCTGAAATGGACGAATCCATCGAGGTCTTTGGAATCACAGTGAAACCAGCCACGGCCAAGGGGGATAATTGTACCAGCGATATGCATCGTGTCAGTGTAGAATTTTCCCGCGGTCAGAAAGATCGCCGAATTCAGGAGATGCGATCCATCATAGTGAAAGTCGCCCCTCAAGATCTTCGAGAAAAATTG ATAGAGAGTATGGGAATTTTCGACATCGAGTTGTCAATGATGTCAACTACGCTGCCAAAGATGCAGGAAATCCTCGGAACATTTTTTACGGAACCTCTAGGTGCACGGTGTTTGTACCATCAGATTGAGAAACCAACTCATATAGTCATCGAGGACCTGACTCCAAAGGGATTCAAAATGGCTCATCGCCGATTAGGCCTGGACCTAAGCCACTCTGTACTCGTTGTTCGAAATCTCGCTAGATTTCACGCTTCTTCAATTGCGCTCAGAGAAAAG GATCTGAAAGCAATTGACAAGTATAAGAAAGGAATCTTCCACAAGGATCATCCAATCGAGATAAGGAAGCTGCTCAACGCAAACGTAAGATCCCTTGCAAAAGAGACAGCGAATTGGTCTGAGCTCAATCCACG AATTCCAGAAAAACTTCTCAAGCTTTTCGACGTTATGtatgagaaggcatgcgaggTTACTCTCTATCGTGAGGATGATTTTAATGTTCTCAATCACGGCGATTTGTGGGTGAACAACGTGATGTTTCGCTATGACAACGATCAGAAGCCGGTGGACCACATATTT gtggattttcaattttgtcatTGGGGCTCACCAACAGAagatcttcttttcttttttggctCAAGTTTATCCGACGATGTCCGAGTTCAGCATCGCGATTCACTTATACGCGAATATCAAGCCACCTTAACCACCACGATATCCAAACTAAAGTGCAAAACGGAACCTCTCAGCTTCGAAAACCTACAAGCACTATTGGAAAGAAGAGCTTTTTACGAAGTGATTGCTTCGATTACAAAATTAGCAAGTGTTGTTTTCGAAGAAGGGGAAGAATTtgatttcgaagaaaaaatgaaagttggTGAAGAATACGTCCACCCAGGTTATCGAGGTAAGAACTACAGGAAAATCATGACTAGACTCCTACCGTTGTACGATAGTATGGGATTGTTGGACATGTAA
- the LOC124413402 gene encoding uncharacterized protein LOC124413402 yields the protein MAVEQPDWLDAYYVQKVLRKAEVDESIEVFGITVKPATAKGDNYTSDMHRVSVEFSRGQKDRRIQETRSIIVKVAPQDLREKLVESIGIFDIELSMMSTTLPKMQEILGTFFTEPLGARCLYHQIEKPTHIVIEDLTPKGFKMAHRRLGLDLSHSVLVVRNLARFHASSIALREKDLKAIDKYKKGIFHKDHPIEMRKLINANVRSLAKETTNWSELNPRIPEKLLKLSDVMYEKACEVTLYREDDFNVLNHGDLWVNNVMFRYDNDQKPVDHMFVDFQLCHWGSPTEDLLYFFGTSLSDDVRVQHRDLLIREYHATLTTTISKLKCKTEPLSFENLQALLERRAFCEVIASVTILAGVVLEEGEELDFAEIMKVGEEYENPGYRGKNYRKIMTRLLPLYDSMGLLDM from the exons ATGGCAGTGGAGCAACCGGATTGGCTTGACGCGTATTACGTGCAAAAAGTTCTGCGAAAAGCTGAAGTGGACGAATCTATCGAGGTATTTGGAATTACAGTGAAACCAGCCACGGCCAAAGGGGATAATTATACCAGCGATATGCATCGTGTCAGTGTAGAATTTTCCCGAGGTCAGAAAGATCGCCGAATTCAGGAGACGCGATCCATCATAGTGAAAGTCGCCCCTCAAGACCTTCGAGAAAAATTG GTAGAAAGTATAGGAATTTTCGACATCGAGTTGTCAATGATGTCAACTACGCTGCCAAAGATGCAGGAAATCCTCGGAACATTTTTTACGGAACCTCTAGGTGCACGGTGTTTGTACCATCAGATTGAGAAACCAACTCATATAGTCATCGAGGACCTGACTCCAAAGGGATTCAAAATGGCTCATCGCCGATTAGGCCTGGACCTAAGCCACTCTGTACTCGTTGTTCGAAATCTCGCTAGATTTCACGCTTCTTCAATTGCGCTCAGAGAAAAG GATCTGAAAGCAATTGACAAGTACAAGAAAGGAATCTTCCACAAGGATCATCCAATCGAGATGAGGAAGCTGATCAACGCAAACGTAAGATCCCTTGCCAAAGAGACAACGAATTGGTCTGAGCTCAATCCACG AATTCCAGAAAAACTTCTCAAGCTATCCGACGTTATGtatgagaaggcatgcgaggTTACTCTCTATCGTGAGGATGATTTTAATGTTCTCAATCACGGCGATTTGTGGGTGAACAACGTGATGTTTCGCTATGACAACGATCAGAAGCCGGTGGACCATATGTTT GTGGATTTTCAATTATGTCATTGGGGCTCACCAACAGAAGatcttctttacttttttggcaCAAGTTTATCCGACGATGTCCGAGTTCAGCATCGCGATTTACTTATACGCGAATATCACGCCACCTTAACCACCACGATATCCAAACTAAAGTGCAAAACGGAACCTCTCAGCTTCGAAAACCTACAAGCACTATTGGAAAGAAGAGCTTTTTGCGAAGTAATTGCTTCGGTCACAATATTAGCAGGTGTTGTTCTCGAAGAAGGGGAAGAATTGGATTTTGCAGAAATAATGAAAGTTGGTGAAGAATATGAGAACCCAGGTTATCGAGGTAAGAACTACAGGAAAATCATGACTAGACTCCTACCGTTGTACGATAGTATGGGATTGTTGGACATGTAA